A genome region from Lytechinus pictus isolate F3 Inbred chromosome 14, Lp3.0, whole genome shotgun sequence includes the following:
- the LOC129275668 gene encoding somatostatin receptor type 4-like: MDTTESLVNLSQSATSDPITKETKPLLIASACILIVICFIGVVGNLFVIVAVLLSRRLHTATNAFIVTLSCVDTLSALALPFQAGALLGAASSHQTPYILVCEVVGALTCVVNFWSFSLLVIIAFNRYVVVTRPPQTQQKLFSPGKIAAVLVIVLGFPILMLIIFLIVDRVHFGLFNHLCGVVKGAMFNYLFGACTLTSMAAMAFCYISIYMHVRDHVRKVRNSIRASTNSIRVRREERRDLDQQITRNLFTVVLCYFVCLAPATVTFFTSIHPTLFVIFFLIMSVNYCLNPIIYAWRHPVFRKVFRCMLTRRFEDIEDPSHWVRNMLTQST, translated from the coding sequence ATGGATACTACTGAATCTCTCGTCAACCTTTCTCAATCTGCAACAAGCGACCCGATAACAAAGGAGACGAAGCCGCTTTTAATCGCATCAGCTTGTATCCTCATCGTCATCTGTTTCATCGGTGTCGTCGGGAACCTGTTTGTGATCGTAGCAGTGTTGTTATCCCGTCGTCTCCATACCGCAACCAATGCTTTCATCGTAACACTGAGCTGTGTCGATACCTTGAGCGCTCTTGCTCTACCGTTTCAGGCGGGGGCGCTGCTCGGCGCCGCGAGCAGTCATCAGACACCGTATATCCTGGTCTGTGAAGTGGTGGGTGCGTTGACTTGTGTCGTCAACTTCTGGAGTTTCAGTCTCCTCGTCATCATCGCATTCAACCGGTACGTCGTCGTAACAAGACCGCCTCAAACGCAGCAGAAACTCTTCTCTCCGGGCAAGATCGCAGCCGTTCTCGTGATCGTACTGGGTTTTCCCATTTTGATGCTCATAATCTTCCTGATAGTAGATCGTGTTCACTTTGGCTTGTTTAACCATCTATGTGGTGTCGTTAAAGGAGCCATGTTCAATTACCTCTTCGGGGCATGTACTTTGACATCAATGGCTGCAATGGCCTTCTGCTACATCAGTATCTATATGCACGTTCGAGATCATGTACGGAAAGTCAGAAATAGCATTCGTGCGAGCACTAATAGCATAAGGGTACGCAGAGAAGAACGACGTGATCTTGACCAGCAGATTACGAGGAACCTCTTCACCGTTGTCCTGTGTTACTTTGTGTGTCTTGCTCCTGCAACGGTGACGTTTTTCACAAGCATTCATCCGACAttgtttgtaattttctttcttatcaTGTCGGTGAATTACTGTTTGAATCCGATCATCTATGCGTGGAGACATCCGGTGTTTCGAAAGGTGTTCCGTTGCATGCTAACACGTCGCTTTGAGGACATCGAAGATCCATCACATTGGGTCCGAAATATGCTTACTCAGTCGACTTAG